The Zingiber officinale cultivar Zhangliang chromosome 9A, Zo_v1.1, whole genome shotgun sequence genome window below encodes:
- the LOC122019843 gene encoding putative serine/threonine-protein kinase receptor encodes MCVCLQGFQLKNLTNWDLIKSWSNGCLRKTDLDCRNTTDGFFTQSSVKLPDMSIAVMNTSLTLEECGSLCLNDCNCTAYASANVTGSGCIRWTTQLTDIKFSFGRDAGQDLFVRLAAADLIEAYSESSTPRRRRVGLIVAVTLVASFLLSIADFCIWKWKSKSLIPPFTL; translated from the exons ATGTGCGTGTGCCTGCAGGGGTTCCAGCTCAAGAACCTCACCAACTGGGACCTGATCAAGAGCTGGTCCAACGGATGCCTGAGGAAGACCGACTTGGACTGCCGCAACACGACCGACGGATTCTTCACCCAAAGCAGCGTAAAGCTGCCGGACATGTCGATCGCGGTCATGAACACGAGTTTGACCTTGGAGGAATGCGGCAGTCTGTGCCTGAACGACTGCAACTGCACGGCCTACGCGAGCGCCAACGTCACCGGGAGCGGCTGCATTCGCTGGACCACGCAGCTCACGGACATCAAGTTCTCCTTCGGCAGGGACGCCGGGCAGGATCTCTTCGTCAGGCTCGCCGCCGCCGATCTTATCGAAG CCTACTCTGAATCAAGCACTCCTCGCCGGCGGCGTGTAGGGCTGATCGTAGCAGTTACTTTGGTGGCGTCGTTTCTGCTATCCATCGCTGATTTTTGCATATGGAAATGGAAGAGCAAATCATTAATCCCTCCTTTCACCTTGTAA
- the LOC122019147 gene encoding S-locus-specific glycoprotein S6-like: MQKDNFSGTEFWSSGANSVAVSNPVAQIRDDGNFIVREASGNGYQAWQSYDVPTDTILPGMRFCRSTAGGFNINLTAWTSLSDPAPGDYVLGVDMDGVPEEFLWAGMQPLWRSGPWTGLYLSGVPQMGQENLVEYHYEPATPQQFVYSYTVRDSSFLSRITLNSSGQRSSIRSHGSLRHRGGPNAICSPNS; this comes from the exons ATGCAGAAAGACAATTT CTCGGGGACGGAATTCTGGTCCTCCGGCGCCAACTCCGTCGCCGTGAGCAACCCGGTGGCCCAGATCCGCGACGATGGTAACTTCATCGTCAGGGAGGCATCCGGGAACGGCTATCAGGCGTGGCAGAGCTACGACGTGCCCACGGACACGATACTCCCAGGGATGAGGTTCTGTCGGAGCACCGCCGGCGGGTTCAATATCAACCTCACGGCGTGGACGAGCCTCAGCGACCCGGCGCCGGGGGACTACGTTCTGGGAGTCGACATGGACGGCGTGCCGGAGGAGTTCTTGTGGGCCGGCATGCAGCCGCTGTGGCGGTCGGGGCCGTGGACCGGGCTCTACCTCAGCGGCGTTCCGCAGATGGGGCAAGAGAATCTGGTGGAGTACCACTATGAGCCGGCGACCCCCCAACAATTCGTCTACTCCTACACCGTCCGCGACAGCTCCTTCCTCTCCAGAATCACCTTGAACTCCTCCGGCCAG CGTTCGAGCATACGTTCCCATGGATCCCTGCGACACCGTGGCGGCCCCAACGCGATCTGCTCCCCCAACTCGTAG